Proteins from one Gaiella occulta genomic window:
- a CDS encoding O-antigen ligase family protein, producing MTLVAQIGSVVGCAGLALLLAAPRRDLRLAGLAAWALGLAALAAYLAPSMSAARLAAAAAAGLLVAAAGAWALLRWPYLLAFATLACLPARVPVTLGDEDANLLLPLYAVVGALALALGWQLAACRDDRARELGPVALPLAAFVAWTGLTLVWSVDVREGAIFVGAFVLPFGLLSLGIARLPWRGRRLTWLWVGLVGTALAYASVGLYQWATREVFWNQKVIVGNAYAPFFRVNSIFWDPSIYGRYLSAGILTALAGILLGGVRGTRLAGLYAVVAAMWVGLFFSFSQSSFAALSVGAVVAALVVWGRRAALALAVSALVLALGALAVPQARDRIGTKSRSGLDAITSDRSTLVGEGVRIALDRPLGGVGVGGFKRAYADRVGLPGKRPKKAASHTTPVTVAAEEGLPGLAAFAWVVAAALLAALRGLGRGFTSRVSFAVGLTLLAITVHSLFYNAMFEDPMTWALLGLVALSATVPRKGAAANGGGA from the coding sequence GTGACGCTGGTCGCGCAGATCGGGAGCGTCGTCGGCTGCGCCGGGCTCGCGCTGCTGTTGGCGGCACCGCGCCGCGACCTGCGGCTCGCCGGCCTCGCCGCGTGGGCGCTCGGCCTCGCCGCCCTCGCCGCGTACCTGGCGCCGAGCATGAGCGCCGCGCGGCTCGCCGCCGCCGCCGCGGCGGGCCTGCTCGTCGCCGCGGCGGGGGCGTGGGCGCTGCTGCGCTGGCCGTACCTGCTCGCGTTCGCCACGCTCGCGTGCCTGCCGGCGCGCGTCCCCGTCACGCTCGGCGACGAGGACGCCAACCTGCTGCTGCCGCTCTATGCGGTGGTCGGCGCGCTCGCGCTCGCGCTCGGCTGGCAGCTCGCGGCGTGCCGCGACGACCGCGCGCGCGAGCTCGGCCCCGTGGCGCTGCCGCTCGCCGCGTTCGTCGCCTGGACGGGGCTGACGCTCGTGTGGAGCGTCGACGTGCGCGAAGGCGCGATCTTCGTCGGCGCCTTCGTGCTTCCGTTCGGGCTGCTCTCGCTCGGCATCGCGCGCCTGCCGTGGCGCGGCCGCCGGCTCACGTGGCTGTGGGTCGGGCTCGTCGGGACGGCGCTCGCGTACGCGTCGGTCGGCCTCTACCAGTGGGCGACGCGCGAGGTGTTCTGGAATCAGAAGGTGATCGTCGGGAACGCGTACGCCCCGTTCTTCCGCGTCAACTCGATCTTCTGGGACCCGTCCATCTACGGCCGCTACCTCAGCGCCGGGATCCTGACGGCGCTCGCCGGGATCCTGCTCGGCGGCGTGCGTGGAACGCGCCTCGCCGGCCTCTACGCCGTCGTCGCCGCCATGTGGGTGGGGCTGTTCTTCTCGTTCTCGCAGTCGAGCTTCGCGGCGCTTTCCGTCGGCGCCGTCGTCGCGGCGCTCGTCGTCTGGGGGCGGCGCGCGGCGCTCGCGCTGGCTGTGTCGGCGCTCGTTCTCGCCCTCGGCGCGCTGGCCGTCCCGCAGGCGCGCGACCGCATCGGGACGAAGTCGCGCTCCGGGCTCGACGCGATCACGAGCGACCGCTCGACGCTCGTCGGTGAGGGCGTGCGCATCGCGCTCGACCGTCCGCTCGGCGGTGTCGGCGTCGGCGGCTTCAAGCGCGCCTACGCCGATCGTGTCGGGCTTCCCGGCAAGCGCCCGAAGAAGGCGGCGTCGCACACGACGCCGGTCACCGTCGCGGCGGAGGAGGGGCTGCCGGGCCTGGCGGCGTTCGCCTGGGTCGTCGCCGCGGCGCTGCTTGCGGCGCTGCGCGGCCTCGGCCGCGGCTTCACCTCGCGCGTGTCGTTCGCCGTTGGCCTTACGCTTCTCGCGATCACCGTGCACAGCCTCTTCTACAACGCGATGTTCGAGGACCCGATGACGTGGGCGCTGCTCGGCCTCGTCGCGCTCTCCGCCACCGTGCCGCGCAAGGGTGCGGCGGCGAACGGAGGGGGGGCGTGA
- a CDS encoding PIG-L deacetylase family protein: MIEGWRRALVLAPHTDDGEFGCGGTTARLVEAGCEVRYVAFSIATRSLPPGFPPDTLAREVREATAELGIPEANLTVHDFDVRTFPERRQDILELLVAMWEEWRPDVVFQPSHHDVHQDHQTVAQEGLRAFKRTTILGYEIPWNNFDFSYGAYIGLEQRHVERKIAAVARYASQQHRRYANADYIWNLARVHGTNVNRDLAEVFQVYRIVA, encoded by the coding sequence GTGATCGAGGGTTGGCGCCGCGCGCTCGTGCTCGCGCCGCACACCGACGACGGCGAGTTCGGCTGCGGCGGCACGACCGCCCGGCTCGTCGAGGCCGGCTGCGAGGTGCGCTACGTCGCCTTCTCGATCGCGACGCGCTCGCTGCCCCCCGGCTTCCCGCCGGACACGCTCGCCCGTGAGGTGCGTGAGGCGACGGCGGAGCTCGGCATCCCCGAGGCGAACCTCACCGTCCACGACTTCGACGTGCGCACGTTCCCCGAGCGCCGCCAGGACATCCTCGAGCTGCTCGTGGCGATGTGGGAGGAGTGGCGGCCCGACGTCGTCTTCCAGCCGTCCCACCACGACGTGCACCAGGATCACCAGACGGTCGCGCAGGAGGGTCTGCGCGCCTTCAAGCGCACGACGATCCTCGGCTACGAGATCCCCTGGAACAACTTCGACTTCTCGTACGGCGCCTACATCGGGCTCGAGCAGCGGCATGTGGAGCGCAAGATCGCCGCGGTGGCGAGGTACGCCTCGCAGCAGCATCGCCGCTACGCGAACGCCGACTACATCTGGAACCTCGCGCGCGTGCACGGTACGAACGTGAATCGCGACCTCGCCGAGGTGTTCCAGGTGTACCGCATCGTGGCGTAA